In Halomonas denitrificans, one DNA window encodes the following:
- a CDS encoding 6-phosphofructokinase — translation MPGTNILYAQSGGVTPVINATAASVIETAREYPDDFGTVFGAADGIIGALEERLIDTSSFSADDLVALGHTPGGVFGSCRYKLKSLDDNRREYERLVAVLDAHDIGTFLYNGGNDSADTAYKISRMAEELGYPLRALGVPKTIDNDLVVTDNCPGFGSVAKYVNVSILEASLDVMSMSSSSTKVFIMEVMGRHAGWIAAAAGLTRRGEGDPPQIILFPEVSFDREAFCKAVDRSVTTNGYCSVVVSEGARDAEGTFLADAGTTDAFGHKQLGGVAPVVAGIVGEDLGHKVHWAVCDYLQRSARHIASATDVAHARAVGRAAVEFARAGQTGVMPVIRRISDEPYEWTIASAPLGDIANHEKTLPADYISDDGFGITEKARRYLEPLVRGEDYPPYDEHGLPKYFRPTLHPVKPRLDPFTPA, via the coding sequence ATGCCCGGGACCAATATCCTCTACGCCCAGTCCGGCGGCGTCACGCCGGTCATCAACGCCACCGCGGCGTCGGTCATCGAGACCGCGCGCGAGTACCCGGACGACTTCGGCACGGTCTTCGGCGCCGCCGACGGCATCATCGGGGCGCTCGAGGAGCGGCTGATCGACACCTCGTCGTTTTCCGCCGACGACCTGGTCGCGCTGGGCCACACCCCCGGGGGCGTCTTCGGGTCCTGCCGCTACAAGCTGAAATCCCTGGACGACAACCGGCGCGAGTACGAGCGCCTGGTCGCCGTGCTCGACGCGCACGACATCGGCACCTTTCTCTACAACGGCGGCAACGACTCGGCCGACACGGCGTACAAGATTTCGCGCATGGCCGAAGAACTCGGCTATCCGCTGCGGGCCCTTGGCGTGCCGAAGACCATCGACAACGATCTCGTGGTCACGGACAACTGCCCGGGCTTCGGCTCGGTGGCCAAGTACGTCAACGTGTCCATCCTCGAGGCCAGCCTCGACGTCATGTCGATGTCGTCGAGTTCGACCAAGGTCTTCATCATGGAAGTGATGGGCCGCCATGCGGGCTGGATCGCCGCCGCCGCCGGGCTGACGCGGCGCGGCGAAGGTGATCCGCCGCAGATCATCCTGTTTCCCGAGGTGTCGTTCGATCGCGAAGCGTTCTGCAAGGCGGTCGATCGCTCGGTGACCACCAACGGCTACTGCTCCGTGGTCGTCTCCGAGGGCGCGCGGGATGCAGAGGGCACCTTCCTGGCCGACGCCGGAACCACCGATGCCTTCGGTCACAAGCAGCTCGGCGGCGTTGCACCGGTGGTCGCCGGGATCGTCGGCGAGGACCTCGGCCACAAGGTCCACTGGGCGGTCTGCGATTACCTGCAGCGCTCGGCGCGGCACATCGCGTCGGCTACCGACGTCGCCCATGCCCGCGCGGTCGGGCGTGCCGCGGTCGAGTTCGCACGCGCCGGGCAGACCGGTGTGATGCCGGTGATCCGGCGCATCTCCGACGAGCCCTATGAGTGGACGATCGCGAGCGCGCCGCTCGGCGATATCGCCAATCACGAGAAGACCCTGCCCGCGGACTACATTTCCGACGACGGGTTCGGGATCACCGAGAAGGCCCGGCGCTACCTCGAACCGCTGGTTCGCGGCGAGGATTATCCGCCCTACGACGAACACGGCCTGCCGAAGTATTTCCGGCCGACGCTCCACCCCGTGAAGCCCCGGCTGGACCCGTTCACGCCGGCCTGA
- a CDS encoding sulfurtransferase TusA family protein translates to MESEPDGTTGVEQGVDRHVDAVGLICPEPALRARKALAQMRPGALLEIVTDDPLAEVDLRILCDRGGHEWVESVETDGVRRTRIRRAGD, encoded by the coding sequence ATGGAATCGGAACCAGACGGCACGACCGGGGTCGAGCAGGGGGTCGATCGACACGTCGATGCGGTCGGCCTGATCTGCCCCGAGCCCGCGCTGCGCGCGCGCAAGGCACTGGCGCAGATGCGGCCGGGTGCGCTGCTCGAGATCGTCACGGACGATCCGCTGGCCGAAGTCGACCTGCGGATCCTGTGCGACCGGGGCGGTCACGAGTGGGTCGAAAGCGTCGAGACGGACGGCGTGCGCCGCACCCGGATTCGCCGGGCAGGCGACTGA
- a CDS encoding MATE family efflux transporter: protein MDRSTPSPPAPEGTGLRYEVGRTLLLATPLIIGQLTSFGMNFVDTVMAGRLGTVALGAIAVGSSVWAAGFLLSLGVLMSVSPAVSQLDGAGRRGQAGEMTRQAGWIALVLGVFVFFAMREMDWVVALLDVDDAVAATALGYLDAISWGALALTGQLVLRFFAEGTGDTKPTMYIGVMGIALNVPLNYVLMFGKLGFEPMGAVGCGWATAIVFWVQFVALGLYIAWRPRFRPFALFERFSPPSWREIRGLLAVGLPIGIMVSFEGSLFIATALLIATLGALPIAAHQVAINIASMAFMVPLGMSGAITVRVGNAVGRRDRQGARRAGLVGIGIAGTYGAISATLMLLLAEPIARMYTAEAEVVALASSLLLWAAIFQVSDGLQVASAGALRGLKDTRWPMVYSLVSYWGVGMTLGCWLTFWRDWGPHGMWVGLVAGLSVAAVLLGTRFWRASGAYIRHGRKVLADAPEPAPVPNPPPPPGPPDPPTVA, encoded by the coding sequence GTGGATCGCAGCACCCCCTCACCCCCGGCCCCCGAAGGCACCGGCCTCCGTTACGAGGTCGGCCGTACGCTGCTGCTGGCCACGCCGCTGATCATCGGCCAGTTGACGTCCTTCGGCATGAACTTCGTCGACACGGTGATGGCCGGGCGGCTGGGCACGGTGGCGCTCGGCGCGATCGCCGTCGGGTCGTCGGTCTGGGCGGCCGGTTTCCTGCTGTCGCTGGGCGTGCTGATGTCCGTGTCACCGGCCGTGTCGCAGCTCGACGGCGCCGGGCGTCGGGGCCAGGCCGGGGAGATGACGCGCCAGGCGGGCTGGATCGCCCTGGTGCTGGGCGTGTTCGTGTTCTTCGCCATGCGCGAGATGGACTGGGTGGTCGCCCTGCTGGATGTCGACGACGCGGTGGCGGCGACGGCGCTGGGGTACCTGGACGCGATCAGCTGGGGCGCGCTGGCGCTGACCGGGCAGCTGGTGCTGCGCTTCTTCGCCGAGGGCACCGGCGACACCAAGCCGACGATGTACATCGGCGTGATGGGCATCGCCCTGAACGTACCGCTGAACTACGTGCTGATGTTCGGCAAGCTGGGCTTCGAACCGATGGGTGCGGTCGGCTGCGGCTGGGCCACGGCGATCGTGTTCTGGGTCCAGTTCGTCGCGCTGGGGCTCTACATCGCATGGCGGCCGCGCTTCCGGCCCTTCGCGCTGTTCGAGCGCTTCAGCCCGCCGTCCTGGCGCGAGATTCGGGGGCTGCTGGCGGTGGGTCTTCCGATCGGGATCATGGTGTCCTTCGAGGGCAGCCTGTTCATCGCCACCGCCTTGCTGATCGCCACGCTGGGCGCGCTGCCGATCGCGGCGCACCAGGTCGCGATCAATATCGCGTCCATGGCCTTCATGGTGCCGCTGGGCATGTCGGGGGCGATCACCGTGCGGGTCGGCAACGCGGTCGGCCGCCGGGACCGCCAGGGCGCCCGGCGCGCCGGGCTGGTCGGCATCGGCATCGCCGGGACCTACGGCGCGATCTCGGCCACGCTGATGCTGCTGCTGGCCGAGCCGATCGCGCGGATGTACACCGCCGAGGCGGAAGTCGTCGCGCTGGCCTCGAGCCTGCTCCTGTGGGCCGCGATCTTCCAGGTCTCCGACGGCCTGCAGGTGGCCTCGGCCGGTGCGCTGCGAGGGCTGAAGGACACGCGCTGGCCGATGGTCTACAGCCTGGTCTCCTACTGGGGCGTGGGCATGACCCTGGGCTGCTGGCTGACCTTCTGGCGCGACTGGGGACCGCACGGCATGTGGGTGGGCCTGGTCGCCGGACTCAGCGTCGCGGCGGTGCTCCTCGGCACCCGCTTCTGGCGTGCCTCCGGCGCCTACATCCGGCACGGTCGGAAGGTGCTGGCCGATGCGCCGGAGCCGGCGCCGGTGCCGAATCCTCCGCCGCCGCCCGGGCCGCCCGATCCGCCCACCGTGGCCTGA
- a CDS encoding GNAT family N-acetyltransferase — translation MAATPLGAEHLADIDRLHSDPQVMAFLSADGRPLPESVSRSSIDDAVAHWQQHGFGFWAFHDRQSGRFLGRGGLKTYVLDGLDGKAHTGLAYAIRSSEWGRGFATEMASGILSLAFGPLAQATVGSWTLPSNRASQRVMEKLGFRYRRDFDFAGLTHRYYDLDRDHFRAVK, via the coding sequence ATGGCCGCGACCCCGCTCGGGGCGGAGCATCTTGCCGATATCGACCGGCTGCACTCCGACCCGCAGGTGATGGCGTTCCTCTCGGCCGATGGGCGGCCGCTTCCCGAGAGCGTTTCGCGGTCTTCGATCGACGACGCGGTCGCCCACTGGCAGCAGCACGGCTTCGGCTTCTGGGCCTTCCACGACCGGCAGTCCGGCCGATTTCTCGGGCGCGGCGGCCTGAAGACCTACGTCCTCGACGGGCTCGACGGCAAGGCGCACACCGGACTCGCCTACGCGATCCGCTCGAGCGAGTGGGGTCGCGGCTTCGCCACGGAGATGGCGTCGGGAATCCTATCCCTTGCCTTCGGGCCGCTCGCGCAGGCGACCGTGGGCTCCTGGACCCTGCCGTCGAACCGGGCCTCGCAGCGGGTCATGGAAAAGCTGGGTTTCCGCTACCGCCGCGACTTCGACTTCGCCGGGCTGACGCACCGCTACTACGACCTCGACCGCGATCACTTCCGAGCCGTCAAATGA
- a CDS encoding class I SAM-dependent methyltransferase, which produces MSEAGLIASAEGFGVVALEVTAPAVFDVDAHLRITRPDGSIEDRHLGAAGIDPAWLPRGRFRLEAPTDPAWPTGTRLDVIASTGGPDGRRHAEPVTFEVDAPAEHASSWRLGSYSGTVPIEQLSWSQGMSNWFYRHFDHAARVVMDLMFAGHPKLQGDVLDVGCGDGITDLGIALRRQPKRFVAVDPFKGYERLPAICEDHHLPPELVRQSRIEFRSDDGNDLQLDDDSFDVVLSWGSLEHIAGGYAQTLAEIKRVLRPGGLFFAHPGLFYGSAGNHLGEFFDDPWIHLKLDRDELQRRVLAGTPRYMDRAGEKSPPEQYWQWYTELNPIKLPDFEQELRGMGFEPWRFALRTDPVVEYTPELQQHDMVTLGIAELYGVFRLVA; this is translated from the coding sequence ATGAGCGAGGCGGGTCTGATCGCAAGCGCCGAAGGCTTCGGCGTCGTCGCACTCGAGGTCACCGCACCGGCCGTGTTCGATGTCGATGCACACCTGCGCATCACCCGGCCGGACGGCAGCATCGAGGATCGCCACCTCGGCGCGGCCGGTATCGACCCGGCGTGGTTGCCGCGCGGCCGGTTCCGGCTCGAAGCACCGACCGATCCGGCCTGGCCGACCGGCACCCGGCTCGACGTCATCGCGTCGACCGGCGGCCCCGACGGCCGACGCCATGCCGAGCCGGTCACCTTCGAGGTCGACGCCCCGGCCGAGCACGCCTCGAGCTGGCGCCTGGGCAGCTATTCGGGCACCGTTCCGATCGAGCAGCTCAGCTGGTCGCAGGGCATGAGCAACTGGTTCTACCGCCACTTCGACCACGCCGCGCGGGTAGTCATGGACCTCATGTTCGCCGGCCACCCCAAGCTGCAGGGCGACGTGCTCGACGTCGGCTGCGGCGACGGCATCACCGATCTCGGCATCGCGCTGCGAAGGCAGCCGAAACGCTTCGTCGCCGTCGATCCCTTCAAGGGCTACGAACGCCTGCCGGCGATCTGCGAAGACCACCATTTGCCGCCGGAGCTGGTCCGGCAATCCCGCATCGAGTTCCGTTCCGACGATGGAAACGACCTGCAGCTCGACGACGACAGCTTCGACGTCGTGCTGTCCTGGGGCTCGCTGGAGCATATTGCCGGCGGCTATGCGCAGACCCTGGCCGAGATCAAGCGCGTGCTGCGCCCCGGCGGCCTGTTCTTCGCCCACCCGGGCCTGTTCTACGGCTCGGCCGGCAACCACCTCGGCGAGTTCTTCGACGACCCGTGGATCCACCTGAAGCTCGACCGCGACGAACTGCAGCGACGCGTCCTCGCCGGCACCCCGCGCTACATGGACCGGGCCGGCGAGAAGTCCCCGCCCGAGCAGTACTGGCAGTGGTACACGGAGCTCAACCCGATCAAGCTGCCCGACTTCGAACAGGAACTGCGAGGCATGGGCTTCGAACCCTGGCGCTTCGCCCTGCGCACCGACCCGGTCGTCGAATACACCCCCGAACTCCAGCAGCACGACATGGTGACGCTGGGGATCGCGGAGTTGTACGGGGTGTTCAGGTTGGTCGCGTGA
- a CDS encoding M17 family metallopeptidase: MFRSASDADRVIPISLVAPDSLASVGDGLTRSWIEATGYTGKPGTVLQVPDGDGRLARVLVGRPQQGRVWTLAGLPAQLPEGDYGVDGATAEAGDDALDDLAVGWALGHYRFDRYKKGDRPCAALVVPGNRIGRLEILRDALFRVRDLVNTPAADLGPGELAKEAETLARTHGASFKVVHGDDLEREFPAIHAVGQAASRGPRLIKMAWGDASHPSLALVGKGVIFDSGGLNIKPGSGMVLMKKDMGGAAHVLGLAELIMRLGIKVHLRVYIPAVENAIAGNAYRPSDIVTTRNGTTIEIGNTDAEGRVVLSDALTLAGEDGASRIIDFATLTGAARVALGEDLPPLYARDDAQARAIQDLAFEVEDPLWHMPLYTPYKEQIQPKIADLSNTGTTSYGGSLTAALFLDHFVPEGVDWMHLDIYAWNLSDRPGRPAGGEAQTLRAMIAWLERTYGR, encoded by the coding sequence ATGTTCCGTAGCGCATCCGACGCCGATCGCGTCATCCCGATCTCACTCGTCGCCCCCGACTCGCTCGCCTCCGTCGGCGACGGCCTGACCCGGTCCTGGATCGAGGCCACGGGCTACACCGGCAAGCCCGGCACGGTCCTCCAGGTGCCCGACGGCGACGGCAGGCTGGCGCGCGTGCTGGTCGGTCGCCCGCAGCAGGGGCGGGTGTGGACGCTGGCCGGTCTGCCGGCGCAGCTGCCCGAAGGAGACTACGGGGTCGACGGCGCCACGGCCGAGGCAGGCGACGACGCGCTCGACGACCTGGCCGTCGGCTGGGCCCTGGGCCACTATCGCTTCGACCGCTACAAGAAGGGCGATCGACCGTGCGCCGCGCTGGTCGTGCCCGGCAACAGGATCGGGCGGCTGGAGATTCTTCGCGACGCCCTGTTCCGGGTCCGCGACCTGGTCAACACCCCGGCCGCCGACCTCGGCCCGGGCGAACTGGCGAAGGAAGCCGAGACCCTGGCGCGCACCCACGGCGCCTCCTTCAAGGTCGTCCACGGCGACGACCTGGAGCGCGAGTTCCCGGCCATCCACGCGGTCGGCCAGGCGGCGTCGCGCGGCCCGCGCCTGATCAAGATGGCCTGGGGCGACGCGTCGCACCCCTCGCTGGCGCTGGTCGGCAAGGGCGTGATCTTCGACTCCGGCGGCCTCAACATCAAGCCGGGCTCGGGCATGGTCCTGATGAAGAAGGACATGGGCGGTGCGGCGCACGTGCTCGGCCTGGCCGAGCTGATCATGCGGCTCGGCATCAAGGTCCACCTGCGGGTCTACATCCCGGCGGTCGAGAACGCGATCGCCGGCAATGCCTACCGCCCGTCGGACATCGTCACGACGCGCAACGGCACGACGATCGAGATCGGCAACACCGATGCGGAAGGCCGCGTCGTGCTGTCGGACGCGCTGACCCTGGCCGGCGAGGACGGCGCGTCGCGCATCATCGACTTCGCCACCCTGACCGGTGCCGCGCGCGTCGCCCTGGGCGAGGACCTGCCGCCGTTGTACGCACGAGACGATGCGCAGGCGCGTGCGATCCAGGACCTGGCCTTCGAGGTCGAGGATCCACTCTGGCACATGCCGCTGTACACGCCGTACAAGGAGCAGATCCAGCCGAAGATCGCCGACCTGTCGAACACCGGCACCACCAGCTACGGCGGCAGCCTGACCGCGGCGCTGTTCCTGGACCACTTCGTGCCCGAGGGCGTCGACTGGATGCACCTGGACATCTATGCGTGGAACCTGTCCGACCGGCCGGGCCGACCGGCCGGCGGCGAGGCGCAGACGCTGCGCGCGATGATTGCCTGGCTCGAGCGGACCTACGGGCGGTGA
- a CDS encoding phosphoenolpyruvate carboxykinase (GTP), which produces MTTKLNALSEWVDSVERLTRPDEVYWCTGSSEENASMINGMLDSGDLIELNQATHPECYLHRSDPDDVARVEHLTFVCTTDEDDAGPNNHWMSPDEAHRKMDGLFAGCMEGRTMYVIPYCMGPIESPFSRLGVEITDSPYVVANMRKMTRMGDDALARIEREGTFVRGLHSTGELDPDRRFIMHFPEELQIQSYGSGYGGNALLGKKCHALRIASYQARSEGWLAEHMLIVGIESPEGETRYVAAAFPSACGKTNLAMLIPPEPYKSAGWKIHTVGDDICWLHPGEDGRLYAINPEAGYFGVAPGTSAKTNPNALAMLDHDAIFTNVAVTDTNEPWWEDLDERIPKFDWKGNKYDPGSGKKAAHPNSRFTVSMEQCPTYTEAAENPKGVPIDAIIFGGRRATLAPLVMEARDWTHGTFLGASMASETTAAATGKVGVVRRDPMAMKPFCGYHFGDYWGHWLKVGETLEHPPKIFQVNWFRRDENGKFIWPGFGENLRVLEWVLGRCAGETGAVETPVGFLPEPGAISTEGLDANPDMDTLLAVDAGAWAKELDDVERHLARFDPRVPKALVDELEAMREKLG; this is translated from the coding sequence ATGACCACCAAGCTCAACGCCCTGTCCGAATGGGTCGACTCCGTCGAACGTCTCACGCGCCCCGACGAGGTGTACTGGTGCACCGGCAGTTCGGAAGAGAACGCGTCGATGATCAACGGCATGCTCGACAGCGGCGACCTGATCGAACTGAACCAGGCCACCCACCCCGAGTGCTACCTGCACCGTTCGGACCCGGACGATGTCGCCCGCGTCGAGCACCTGACCTTCGTCTGCACCACCGACGAGGACGACGCCGGCCCGAACAATCACTGGATGTCGCCCGACGAGGCCCACAGGAAGATGGACGGCTTGTTTGCCGGCTGCATGGAAGGCCGGACGATGTACGTGATCCCCTACTGCATGGGACCGATCGAATCGCCGTTCTCCCGGCTCGGCGTGGAGATCACCGACAGCCCCTACGTCGTGGCCAACATGCGCAAGATGACCCGCATGGGCGACGACGCGCTGGCGCGGATCGAGCGCGAGGGGACCTTCGTCCGCGGTCTGCATTCCACCGGCGAACTGGACCCGGACCGACGGTTCATCATGCACTTCCCCGAAGAGCTGCAGATCCAGAGCTACGGCTCGGGCTACGGCGGCAATGCGCTGCTGGGCAAGAAGTGCCACGCGCTGCGCATCGCCAGCTACCAGGCTCGCAGCGAGGGCTGGCTGGCCGAGCACATGCTGATCGTCGGCATCGAGAGCCCGGAGGGTGAGACGCGCTACGTGGCCGCGGCCTTCCCGTCGGCCTGCGGCAAGACCAACCTGGCCATGCTGATTCCGCCGGAGCCGTACAAGTCGGCCGGCTGGAAGATCCACACGGTCGGCGACGACATCTGCTGGCTGCACCCGGGCGAGGACGGCCGCCTCTACGCGATCAATCCCGAGGCGGGCTACTTCGGCGTCGCGCCGGGCACCTCGGCGAAGACCAACCCGAATGCACTGGCCATGCTCGACCACGATGCGATCTTCACCAACGTGGCCGTGACCGACACCAACGAACCCTGGTGGGAAGACCTCGACGAGCGGATCCCGAAGTTCGACTGGAAGGGCAACAAGTACGATCCGGGCTCCGGCAAGAAGGCGGCGCACCCGAACTCGCGGTTCACCGTATCGATGGAACAGTGCCCGACCTACACCGAGGCGGCGGAGAATCCGAAGGGCGTGCCGATCGACGCGATCATCTTCGGAGGCCGGCGCGCGACGCTGGCGCCGCTGGTGATGGAAGCGCGCGACTGGACCCACGGCACCTTCCTCGGCGCCAGCATGGCCTCGGAGACCACTGCGGCCGCGACCGGCAAGGTCGGCGTGGTCCGGCGCGACCCGATGGCCATGAAGCCGTTCTGCGGTTATCACTTCGGCGACTACTGGGGCCACTGGCTGAAGGTCGGCGAGACGCTCGAGCACCCGCCGAAGATCTTCCAGGTCAACTGGTTCCGCCGCGACGAGAACGGCAAGTTCATCTGGCCCGGCTTCGGCGAGAACCTCCGCGTGCTCGAGTGGGTGCTCGGTCGCTGCGCCGGCGAGACCGGCGCCGTCGAAACCCCCGTGGGCTTTCTTCCGGAACCCGGCGCGATCTCGACCGAGGGCCTGGACGCCAATCCCGACATGGACACGCTGCTGGCCGTGGATGCGGGCGCCTGGGCGAAGGAACTCGACGACGTCGAGCGCCACCTGGCCCGCTTCGATCCGCGCGTGCCGAAGGCGCTGGTCGACGAGCTGGAAGCGATGCGGGAAAAGCTGGGCTAG
- a CDS encoding adenylate kinase, whose product MRIVLLGPPGSGKGTQAALLRDRLDLAHISTGALLRDAVEQQTELGREAQRYMDAGNLVPDDLMLGLIEERLGQPDVANGFILDGYPRNLAQAEALDVVLKRIGQPVDVAVSVTVNEQEIVDRLSKRAVEEGRSDDTEEVIRNRLRVYAEQTAPVAGHYAARGQLREIDGMGSVDDVQQRLLDALQAD is encoded by the coding sequence ATGCGCATCGTACTTCTCGGCCCCCCGGGCTCCGGAAAGGGAACCCAGGCCGCCCTCCTCCGCGACCGTCTCGACCTCGCCCACATCTCGACCGGCGCGCTGCTGCGCGACGCCGTGGAGCAGCAGACGGAGCTGGGCCGGGAAGCCCAGCGCTACATGGACGCCGGCAACCTGGTCCCGGACGACCTGATGCTGGGCCTGATCGAGGAACGACTCGGCCAGCCCGACGTCGCCAACGGATTCATCCTGGACGGCTATCCGCGCAACCTGGCCCAGGCCGAGGCCCTGGACGTGGTGCTGAAGCGCATCGGCCAGCCGGTCGACGTGGCCGTTTCCGTGACCGTCAACGAGCAGGAGATCGTCGACCGCCTGAGCAAGCGCGCCGTCGAGGAAGGCCGCTCGGACGACACGGAGGAGGTCATCCGGAACCGCCTGCGGGTCTACGCCGAACAGACCGCTCCCGTGGCCGGTCACTACGCCGCCCGCGGCCAGTTGCGCGAAATCGACGGCATGGGCTCGGTCGACGACGTCCAGCAGCGCCTGCTGGATGCGCTGCAGGCCGACTGA
- the sppA gene encoding signal peptide peptidase SppA — translation MTTERRPNFLVRIWTGFWGGVTALRMFVFNVLFLLILALLIRGLVSGDRIVVEDDTTLVIAPVGVIVEEYTGTPAERALNEALGQQLPETRLRDLVRALELAADDDRIVQVLLRTDRLLGVSPGTLTELDAAVKRFRRSGKPMIAYAGAMTQAQYGFASMADEVWLDPDGIVIIEGMAYFRNYFADALELAKVDVNLFRVGEFKSAMEPYIRNDMSEADREAAQYWIGGLWQQMLEMIAANRGLPIERLVEQTQNPVELVQAAGGDAAAAALDAGWVDRLVTRPEARLALAERGAPDDDKGFRQIGMDAFLALPRTPELANDRVAVIVAAGSIVEGSQSPGMIGGDSTARLLRDAAQDDVVKAVVFRIDSGGGSAFASEIIRQEMMALRETGKPVIVSMGDVAASGGYWIAMGADEIWAYPNTITGSIGIFGFFPTFQDTLEIVGINTDGFGTTPIAGGFRADRDLPEPVGALIQSIIEHGYREFIGLVAEHRDMSLDQVDDIAQGRVWTGAQARDRGLVDQLGTLEEAIEAAARMAGLSDDYDRVYIQPEMSAFEEFLARMGAEAMVKAGLELPVNPLSRLIGTNLYGRLLDDLNRIAEARSGRPNLPEVVAHCLCEAPY, via the coding sequence ATGACGACCGAACGACGACCGAATTTCCTCGTGCGCATCTGGACCGGCTTCTGGGGCGGCGTGACCGCGCTCCGCATGTTCGTGTTCAACGTGCTGTTCCTTCTGATCCTCGCGCTGCTGATCCGGGGCCTGGTGTCCGGCGACCGCATCGTGGTCGAGGACGACACCACGCTGGTGATCGCGCCGGTCGGCGTGATCGTCGAGGAGTACACGGGCACTCCGGCCGAGCGGGCGCTGAACGAAGCGCTGGGCCAGCAGCTGCCCGAGACGCGCCTGCGCGACCTGGTCCGCGCGCTCGAGCTGGCCGCCGACGACGACCGGATCGTCCAGGTGCTGCTGCGCACGGACCGGCTTCTGGGCGTGTCGCCCGGCACGCTGACCGAGCTGGACGCGGCGGTGAAGCGCTTCCGCCGGTCCGGCAAGCCGATGATCGCCTATGCCGGCGCCATGACCCAGGCCCAGTACGGCTTCGCATCGATGGCCGACGAGGTCTGGCTGGACCCGGACGGCATCGTGATCATCGAGGGCATGGCGTACTTCCGCAACTACTTCGCCGATGCGCTGGAGCTGGCGAAGGTCGACGTCAACCTGTTCCGGGTCGGCGAGTTCAAGTCGGCGATGGAGCCCTACATCCGCAACGACATGTCGGAGGCCGACCGTGAGGCGGCACAGTACTGGATCGGCGGGCTGTGGCAGCAGATGCTGGAAATGATCGCGGCCAATCGCGGCCTGCCGATCGAGCGGCTCGTCGAGCAGACCCAGAACCCGGTCGAACTGGTGCAGGCGGCCGGTGGCGACGCCGCGGCCGCGGCGCTGGACGCGGGCTGGGTCGATCGCCTGGTGACCCGACCGGAGGCACGCCTGGCCCTGGCAGAGCGCGGTGCACCGGACGATGACAAGGGCTTCCGTCAGATCGGCATGGACGCGTTTCTTGCGCTGCCGCGCACGCCCGAGCTGGCCAACGACCGGGTCGCCGTGATCGTGGCGGCCGGCTCGATCGTCGAGGGCAGCCAGTCGCCGGGCATGATCGGCGGCGATTCCACTGCCCGACTGCTGCGCGACGCGGCGCAGGACGACGTGGTCAAGGCGGTGGTGTTCCGCATCGACTCCGGCGGAGGCAGCGCCTTCGCCTCGGAAATCATCCGCCAGGAGATGATGGCCCTGCGCGAAACCGGCAAGCCGGTGATCGTCAGCATGGGCGACGTGGCGGCGTCGGGCGGCTACTGGATCGCCATGGGCGCCGACGAAATCTGGGCCTATCCGAACACCATCACCGGGTCGATCGGCATCTTCGGCTTCTTCCCGACCTTCCAGGACACGCTGGAGATCGTCGGCATCAACACCGACGGCTTCGGCACCACGCCGATCGCCGGCGGCTTCCGCGCCGACCGCGACCTGCCGGAGCCGGTCGGCGCGCTGATCCAGTCGATCATCGAGCATGGCTATCGCGAGTTCATCGGCCTGGTGGCCGAGCACCGCGACATGAGCCTGGACCAGGTCGACGACATCGCCCAGGGCCGGGTCTGGACCGGCGCCCAGGCGCGCGACCGCGGCCTGGTCGACCAGCTCGGAACGCTGGAAGAGGCGATCGAGGCGGCGGCCCGCATGGCCGGCCTGTCCGACGACTACGACCGCGTCTACATCCAGCCGGAGATGAGCGCCTTCGAGGAGTTCCTCGCCCGGATGGGTGCCGAGGCAATGGTCAAGGCCGGGCTGGAACTGCCGGTCAACCCGCTGTCGCGGCTGATCGGCACGAATCTCTACGGCCGGCTGCTCGATGACCTGAACCGCATCGCGGAGGCCCGCTCGGGCCGGCCGAACCTGCCGGAAGTCGTCGCGCACTGCCTGTGCGAAGCGCCATACTGA